In Phycisphaerales bacterium, the sequence ACACCGTCAGCACCGCCGACGCCGCCCCACGCGCCGCCCCGAGCGGGCGGTCACCATGTACTCCACCTGCATCGCCCCGGCGGGGATCGTCGCGTCGATGAACATCCGTTCGCCCACCGTCGCGATCGAGGCGAATCCATCGGCGGCCGCTACCATCCCCCCCGCGCCCTCGACCGCCGTTCTTCCATCCGCCATCAACATCTTGCCACAACGCGCGGGCCTGGTCAGTTCTGACGAGGCCGCTGCGTTCCGGGCGCCACTCGTGTGTCCCCCCACGCTCCGTGAGACTGGGTACTTCTTTACGCATACCAAACGCCTACCGATTCCCGCCCCTTCCACCCCGCGACCCTTATCCGAACTCACGCAACCCGTATCCACCTGGGCATTTCTGAAATATCTTCGTTCCACTGACATTCGTCCCCTCCCCTTCTCGCATGCACTCCTGAACCCACGCCGAAGGGGCATTCCGCCCCAACCGCGTCGGGTCGGGATCTGGAAGTGAGCACCCTGGACCGTGCCGTTTCCCAGGCGGTCGCCTTGGAGCACGAACGTCCGCCCTCTTCAGATCACCGTCGTGGAAAGGAGTGTCCCATGCTCGTTCGCGTTTCCAGTCCGTGCACCCTGTTGGCCCTCGGCCTCGCCGCCCTCACTGCCTCGTCCGCCCTCGCCCAGGTCGAGAACGCCGACCTGCGCATCCGCGCTCCATTCCGCACGCCCAACAACGGACAGTGGGGCGCCCGCGAGTCCGTCGGCCACGCCGAGTTCCGGATCGTCTCCCGGTTCATGCAGGTCTACTACGGTGGCGTCCTCCGCGCCGACGAGTACAAGTTCACCGTCCAACTCGATTACACCGGCATTTCCGGCTTCGACACCAACTATGCCGCCAGCCCATACAACGCCGACATGGACGTCTACATCAACAACGGTTTCGTCGGCCGAGTTCTCGCCAACTCCTCTACCTTCGGCATCGGCGAACTCACCTACGACAGCCGCCACGCCGAACTCCCCGATCTTCCCCTCCCCGCGGCCTTCCCCGATGTCGTCAACGTCGGCGACACCGTCCGCGTCTTCTTCGCCGGCGCCCTCCTTCCCTCCATTGGCGATCCACTCCCCACCGGCACCGCACTCTTCACCTCGCCCCTCGAAGAGCGCGACGCCCGCGGCGATGTGAACCAGGATGGCCACGTCGACGAGGACGACTTCGTCTACCTCTCCAACAACTACGACCCCTATCACCGCTCCAGCAACCACGTCGGCCCCGCCAACGGCGACTTCACCGGCGACAACCTCTGCGACAACGCCGACTTCGTCCTCTTTGTCACCAACTGGACCGAGAGCCAGGACGCCCCGGCCGAGCCGGCCGCCGTCCTCCCCCCATGCCCCGCCGACGTCGACGACGGCACCGCCAGCGGCATCGCCGACGGCGGCGTCACCATCGACGATCTTCTCTACTACATCAGTGAGTTCAGCCTCGGCCTCCCCGCCGCCGACCTCGACAACGGCACGGGCCTGGGCATCAAGGACAACGGCGTCACCATCGACGACCTCCTCTACTACCTCCAGCACTTCGCCGCCGGCTGCTGATCCACGCACGCACATCCAAATCTCGGCACGGCGCGCGGCCCGGGTTTCGTTCTACCCGGGCCGTCGCTTTGCGCGCCGCACGTCCTGCGTACCCCCACGCTCCGCGTGGGGTGCATTCACAAAGATCCACCCTACACTCGCCTCCCATGTCCACAACCGCTATCAATGCCGCAAAGCCCGCCCATTTCCCCCTCACGCCCGCCATCACCCACCGCTGGTCGCGGACGCTCATCCCCACGACCCGCGAGGCCCCCAACGACGCCGAGACCGCCAGCCACATCCTCCTCCACCGCGCGGGGTTCATCCGCCAGGTCGGCGCCGGCATCTACGACTATCTCCCCCTCGCTTGGCGCGTCCTCACCAAGGTCTCCCAGATCGTCCGCGAGGAAATGGACAGCGGCGGAGGCACGCCCCAGTGCGCCGCCAGCGAGATGCTCATGCCCGCCCTTGAGCCCTTCGAACTCTTCGAGGGCACCAAGCGCGACCAGGACTATGGCGACAACCTCTTCCGCGTGAAGGACCGCAAGGGCCGCATGAATGCCCTCGCCCCCACACACGAAGAGGTCATCACCGAACTCATGCGCACCAGCGTGAGCAGTTACAAGCAACTCCCGCTGAACCTCTACCAGATCCAGACCAAGTTCCGCGACGAGGCCCGCCCCCGCGCCGGGCTGCTGCGCTGCCGCGAGTTCATCATGAAGGACGCCTACTCCTTCCACACCATCGTCGATGGCGCCGGCGGCCTCAACGAGACCTACGACGCCATGTACCGCGCCTACACCAACATCTTCACACGCTGCGGCCTCACCTTCGCCGCCGTCGAGGCCGAGAGCGGGCCCATCGGCGGCTCCGCCAGCCACGAGTTCATGGTCATGTGCGAGAGCGGCGAGGACACGATCCTCACCTGCCCGAAATCTGGCTACGCCGCCAACGTCGAGAAGTGCGAGATCGGAAAACGCATCGCCAACCTCGCCGACGTATCAAACGCCCCCGACCTCTCCGTCATCACCACGCCCGGCCTCCCCGGCATCGACGACGTAGCCCGATTCATGGGCGTCAAGCCCGCCGACATGCTCAAGGTCGTCGTCTTCCAGAACAAATCTCTCGCCAAGGTCCTCCGCGAGCAGAACAAGGACCCCAAGGCCTGGGATATTTCCAAACTGCCCCCCGGCCCGCTCTTCGTCCTCGCCGTCGTCCGAGGCGATCACGACGCCAACGAGGGCAAGGTCCGCGCCGCTGCCGGCTTCGCCGTCGAGATGGCCGAACTCGCCCTGATGGAGAAGTTCCACTTCGCCACCGGCTTCATCAGCCCCGCCGTCATCAAGAACGACTCGGCCAATCGGGTCCTCCTCCTCATCGACCACGACGCCGCCCCCCCCCAGCCCAAACTCTGGGTCACCGGCGCCGACACCCGCGACCACCACGTCAAGAACTTCTCCTGGCGCCGCGATGTCGGCCCGATTCTCGACGACACCAACCGCTGCCGCGTTGCCGAGGTCCGCAACGCCGTCGTCGGCGATGCCTCCCCGCGCGCCGAGGGTTCCACGCTCGAGGCCGCCCGCGGCATCGAGGTCGGGCACATCTTCAAACTCGGCACGAAATACTCCGACGCCATGGGCTTCGCCGTCCTCGACGCCACGCAGAAGAAGCAACCCGTCATCATGGGCTGCTACGGCATCGGCGTCAGCCGAACCATGGCCGCCTGCGTCGAGATGTCCCACGACGACAACGGCATCCTCTGGCCCGCCGCCATCGCGCCTTACCACGTACTCATCACCCCCTTGAAACCCGACGACGAGCGCCAAAAGACCCTCACCTCCGACCTCGCGAAGCAACTGAACGCCCTCGGCCTCGACGTCCTCATCGACGATCGCGACGAACGCCCCGGCGTCAAGTTCAAAGACGCCGACCTCGTCGGCATCCCCGTCCGCATCACCCTCGGCGACAAGGCCCTCGACCAGAACAGCGTCGAGATGAAGGCCCGCAAGGACCCGGGCAAGGGCGACCTCGTGCCTATAGCCGACGCGACAAAAAAGGTTCTTGAGTTGCTTCGATAACCGCCATCGCCGACGAAACGCATCTACCAGATCGTTTTCGTCGCCATGCTCAACGCCGTGAGAAACGCATCAAGGAACTCGCGAGATCGTCCGTCGCGCGCTTCCTGCAGCCGCCGTATCGCCTCGGGATCGTGCAGCAACGTCTCCATGTTCCTGGGGATGCTCTCCCCGCCAAACTCGAGCAGGATGTGCCTCGCGACCGCGGGCCATTCGTCAACATCCACCCAGACAAACCCGCACGCCTTGCATCGGTCGATGATGACCCATTCGTCAATGCCGATCGCATGGCATCGTCCACGGCATCTCGCACACGAAACGGGCATCTGCGATTCGATGTCATGAACGCGCCCCTCGCGAACTCGGGGTGGCCCGTCACGCCAAGCAAGATTCACAGCCTTCCGAAGATGCCCGGCCTCAAACCCCACGCCGTAGCATCTCGTGCACGTCCACGACCGGCATCGCTCATCCACATCCAGCCGCAACGCCACGATCTCGTGCCCACGAGACCAGCATCTCGGACACATCGGCACGGTCTTGGAGACAGCCTCGCCGCACTCCGGACACGGACCATCAACCGCAAGCCCGCGAAGGTTGTAGCCGCACGACCGGCACGCCACATCCGTGGGAACCTCCTCATGCATTCTGTCGCGTGGTGCGCCCGTGTCGGCCATATGCTCACTCCGGCAATCAAAGAGACCACAACCAGATGCACGATATCCGCATTGCCGTCACGACCGACGATCTCGCCGCTATCCGCGAACTCTTCCTCGAGTACGCCCGCGCCCTCACCGTCGGCACCGACGAGACCTCCGCGGGTGTCCATATGAGCCTCCACCAGCAGGGTTTCGAACGCGAACTCGAGACCCTCCCAGGCCGATACGCTCCGCCCACAGGCACGCTCCTCCTCGCCACGCTCGACGCCACACCCGTCGCCTGCGGCGCGCTCCGTGAGATCCCCACGCTCCCCACCGACCGGGGTCGGGTCTGCGAACTCAAACGCATGTACGTTCGCCCCTCCTCGCGCGGCAACGGCCTCGGCCGAGCCATCGCCACCCAACTCCTCGACTTTGCCAGAACCGCCGGTTACGCCATCGCCAAACTCGATACCGAGCCGACCTTCGTCGAGGCCGTCACGCTGTATCGCTCCTTGGGCTTCACCGAGACCGACCGCTACAACGACGACCCGGTCCCCTGCACCATGTTCATGGCCAAAGAGTTGTGAACACCACGGAGCGTCGGATTGACTCGCAATCATGAACTAGGAGCGGGCGATTTCCTTTGCTCTCGCCGTGGCGGCAGCGATGGCGGCGTGGATGGTGGATGGAAGATGGGCGCAAAGCATGGTGTCGATCGCGGCGGCGGTGGTGCCGCCCTTGCTGGTGACGGCGGCGCGGAGGGACTCGGGGGATTCTTGTGATTGGAAGAGAAGTTCGGCGCTGCCGCTGAGGGTCGCGCGGGTGATGGCGTCGGCCTGGTCCTTGGGGAGGCCCTGCTTGATGGCGGCGTCGCGCATAGCCTCGGCAAGGAGGAAGAGGTACGCCGGGCCGCTGCCCGCAAGAGCGGTGAAGGGATCGAGAAGGGACTCGTCGAGATCGACCACGAGTTGGTGGTTGATGCCGAGGAGGGCGCGGGCAATGGTGCGGGCGGATGGGGACGCGGATCGGGGGGCGGATGAGGGGGCGGATGAGGGGGGGGCGTGTTCGACTCCCCCACTGCTCGCGGCGCGGGCGGTGGTGTTGGTGATTGGATCGATCGCGAGCGCGGAGACTCCTTTGCCAATGCGGAGGGCGAGGTTGGGCATGGCACGGGCGATGTCGTGGCGTGCGTGCGGCGTGTCAAAGAGAGTGTGGAGACGTGCGAGGGGGGTGCCGGCGAGGATGCTGATGATGCGACGCGAGTGGTGATTGCTCGCGGGGGAAACGAGGGGCGTGATCTCGCGTGCGACGTCGTCGAGCATCTGGGGCTTGATGCAAAGGACGAACGCGGCGTCGCTTTGTGTGAGGGCGAGGGCCTCGGCGGCGGTGGGCGCGAGGCGGAGGGCGGGGTTGAGTTTCGCGAGGCGTTCGCGGGCTTCTGCAGATGGCTCGGCGATGGTGGTGGTTGACGCGTCGAGGAGGTGGTGATCGAGGGCGCCCGAGAGGATGGCATAGCCCATGGAGCCGGCGCCGATGAAGAGGCAGGGCGGGAGCGGGGTGTGATTGGTGTGGGGTTGGGGGTTTGGAACGGGAGGGGGAGCGGGGGGCATGATGCAGCGTACGGGCGTGGTTCTCGACGAATCAGGGGCGTTGCCGATACACTTCAGAATGGCAGCCTTTTACCAGTTGGACTTTGAGAAGCCGCTCCTTGAGATTGATGCCGCGATTGAGGCAGCGGAGGGGCGGTTGAAGGAACGGCTTGGTGGCAAGCCCATGGGGCCGGGGACGCCGCCGGGAGTGGAGCCGTTGCCCGAGGAGCCGGCGACGGGACCTGCGGCCAAGGGCGAGCGCGACACCGAGGTGGGCGTGATCCGCAAGGAGATCGAGGATCTGCGAGCGAGGCACGCGGCGATGCTGGCGGAGGTGTACGGGAAACTGACGGCGTGGCAGACGGTCCGTGTGGCGCGGCATCCGCAGCGACCCCAGACGCGGGACTACATCTCGATGATCTGCCGGGACTTCGCGGAGTTGCACGGGGACCGGCGGTATGGGGATGATCCGGCGATCGTGACGGGGTTCGCGCGGATCGGGCACACGAAGGTGATGGTCGTCGGGCACCAGAAGGGAAAGGAGACGGCGGAGAAGATCGCGTGCCACTTCGGGTGCGCGCATCCGGAGGGGTATCGCAAGGCGCTGGCGAAGATGGAACTGGCGGCGAAGTACGAGGTGCCGATCGTGACGTTTGTGGACACGCCGGGGGCGTATCCGGGGATCGGGGCGGAGCAGCGCGGGCAGGCCGAGGCGATCGCGGTGAACATGATGGAGATGAGCCGTCTGCGGACGCCGATCGTGAGCATCGTGATCGGCGAGGGCGGCAGCGGCGGGGCGCTGGGCATTGCGGTGGCGGACAAGGTCGGGATGCTGCGGCACTCGTGGTACTCGGTCATCAGCCCCGAGGGGTGCGCGGCGATCCTGTGGAAAGAGGCCAACGAGCAGACGAACACGGCGGCGGCCAAGGCGCTGAAACTCACAGCGTCGGACAACCTGGAACTGGGCATCATCGATGAGATCATCGAAGAGCCAGTCGGCGGGGCCCATCGCAACGCCCAGCAGACGGCGGCGAACCTGCAGGCGTGGATCCTGGGGCAGTTGTCAACGCTGAAGCAGACCCCGATGGACGAGTTGCTCGAGGCGCGGTATCAGCGATATCGGAAGATGGGGGTGTATCTGCAGCAGGAAGCGGGGACTGGGGTCTAGGTTTGGAGGCGAGGGAGAGGGGTTAAAGAGGGAGCACCACGCGGAGCGTGGTGGTACCCGGTCAGTGCGATGTCGCCTTGGCTGCTGGTTCGCCTGGGAACTGCTTGATGCCTTCCTGGTTTGGGGTCTTGCCCGTGCCCCTGGATGTGGGGCTTTTCTCGGGGATGATAAACTCGGAGTTGGGGAGGGTGTCGTTGTGCTTCATCGCGGTGTCGGCGGCGGCGAGCATCGTCTGGTCGGCGTTCTCATAGAGTTCGCGCCAGTTGGTGCGGATCTCGAGTTCGGCGAGGTCGAAGAAGTGGATCGCGGCGGCCTTGTCGCGCTGGAACTCGGCGTCGTTGCCGTTGCCCGCGTGGGCGGCGAGGTCGGCGTCGAGTTTGGCGAGGGTGCAAGCGAAGGCGTGCATGAGCAGCGCCGTGTTCGCGAGGCGGGCCTGCATGGTCTGACGCTCGAGCATCTTGACGTCGAGACGCTTGCTCCAGGCCTTGAACTGGTAGGTGTGCTCGCGGGCGAGTTGGGCGAGGCGATCGGCGAAGGGCCTGAGTTCGGCGGCACGGACGCGGTTGAGTTTCGTGGGTGAGCGACGGATCCCGCCGAAGACCTCGAGGCCCAGGGGGATCGCGATCTTCATGATGCGGGTGTTGAAGGAGTTCTTGATCGCCTTGGCGAGGAATCCGCCGACGGACTCGTCGGGGTCTTTCATGAGAGC encodes:
- a CDS encoding acetyl-CoA carboxylase carboxyltransferase subunit alpha; protein product: MGPGTPPGVEPLPEEPATGPAAKGERDTEVGVIRKEIEDLRARHAAMLAEVYGKLTAWQTVRVARHPQRPQTRDYISMICRDFAELHGDRRYGDDPAIVTGFARIGHTKVMVVGHQKGKETAEKIACHFGCAHPEGYRKALAKMELAAKYEVPIVTFVDTPGAYPGIGAEQRGQAEAIAVNMMEMSRLRTPIVSIVIGEGGSGGALGIAVADKVGMLRHSWYSVISPEGCAAILWKEANEQTNTAAAKALKLTASDNLELGIIDEIIEEPVGGAHRNAQQTAANLQAWILGQLSTLKQTPMDELLEARYQRYRKMGVYLQQEAGTGV
- a CDS encoding proline--tRNA ligase, with amino-acid sequence MSTTAINAAKPAHFPLTPAITHRWSRTLIPTTREAPNDAETASHILLHRAGFIRQVGAGIYDYLPLAWRVLTKVSQIVREEMDSGGGTPQCAASEMLMPALEPFELFEGTKRDQDYGDNLFRVKDRKGRMNALAPTHEEVITELMRTSVSSYKQLPLNLYQIQTKFRDEARPRAGLLRCREFIMKDAYSFHTIVDGAGGLNETYDAMYRAYTNIFTRCGLTFAAVEAESGPIGGSASHEFMVMCESGEDTILTCPKSGYAANVEKCEIGKRIANLADVSNAPDLSVITTPGLPGIDDVARFMGVKPADMLKVVVFQNKSLAKVLREQNKDPKAWDISKLPPGPLFVLAVVRGDHDANEGKVRAAAGFAVEMAELALMEKFHFATGFISPAVIKNDSANRVLLLIDHDAAPPQPKLWVTGADTRDHHVKNFSWRRDVGPILDDTNRCRVAEVRNAVVGDASPRAEGSTLEAARGIEVGHIFKLGTKYSDAMGFAVLDATQKKQPVIMGCYGIGVSRTMAACVEMSHDDNGILWPAAIAPYHVLITPLKPDDERQKTLTSDLAKQLNALGLDVLIDDRDERPGVKFKDADLVGIPVRITLGDKALDQNSVEMKARKDPGKGDLVPIADATKKVLELLR
- a CDS encoding GNAT family N-acetyltransferase is translated as MHDIRIAVTTDDLAAIRELFLEYARALTVGTDETSAGVHMSLHQQGFERELETLPGRYAPPTGTLLLATLDATPVACGALREIPTLPTDRGRVCELKRMYVRPSSRGNGLGRAIATQLLDFARTAGYAIAKLDTEPTFVEAVTLYRSLGFTETDRYNDDPVPCTMFMAKEL